Proteins encoded together in one Pseudomonas sp. ADAK13 window:
- the lepA gene encoding translation elongation factor 4, with the protein MSDLSHIRNFSIIAHIDHGKSTLADRFIQMCGGLAEREMEAQVLDSMDLERERGITIKAHSVTLYYTAKDGIKYQLNFIDTPGHVDFTYEVSRSLAACEGALLVVDAGQGVEAQSVANCYTAIEQGLEVMPVLNKIDLPQADPDRVKEEIEKIIGIDATDAVECSAKTGLGVDEVLERLVKTIPAPTGNYEDPLQALIIDSWFDNYLGVVSLVRVRHGRVKKGDKILVKSTGKIHLVDSVGVFNPKHTATADLKAGEVGFIIAGIKDIHGAPVGDTLTLSSTPDVDVLPGFKRIQPQVYAGLFPVSSDDFEDFREALQKLTLNDSSLQYTPESSDALGFGFRCGFLGMLHMEIIQERLEREYDLDLITTAPTVIFELALKTGETIYVDNPSKLPDLSSIEDMREPIVRANILVPQEHLGNVITLCIEKRGVQHDMLFLGTQVQVTYDLPMNEVVLDFFDRLKSTSRGYASLDYHFDRYQSANLVKLDVLINGDKVDALALIVHKDNAHYKGRQLTEKMKELIPRQMFDVAIQAAIGGQIIARTSVKALRKNVLAKCYGGDVSRKRKLLEKQKAGKKRMKQVGNVEIPQEAFLAVLRLDS; encoded by the coding sequence GTGAGTGATTTGAGTCATATCCGCAATTTCTCCATCATCGCCCACATTGACCATGGCAAGTCGACGCTGGCCGATCGATTCATCCAGATGTGCGGCGGCCTTGCCGAGCGTGAAATGGAAGCCCAGGTGCTGGACTCCATGGACCTCGAGCGCGAGCGCGGGATCACCATCAAGGCCCACAGCGTTACTCTGTATTACACCGCCAAAGACGGTATCAAGTACCAGCTCAACTTCATTGACACCCCGGGCCACGTCGACTTCACCTATGAAGTCAGCCGTTCGCTTGCGGCCTGTGAAGGTGCGTTGCTGGTGGTGGACGCGGGCCAGGGTGTTGAAGCCCAGTCTGTAGCCAACTGCTACACCGCCATCGAGCAAGGCCTGGAAGTGATGCCGGTGCTGAACAAGATCGACCTGCCACAGGCCGATCCGGACCGCGTCAAGGAAGAGATCGAGAAGATCATCGGCATTGACGCCACCGACGCCGTCGAGTGCAGCGCCAAGACCGGCCTGGGTGTCGACGAAGTGCTCGAGCGCCTGGTCAAGACCATTCCAGCCCCCACCGGCAACTACGAAGATCCGCTGCAAGCGTTGATCATCGACTCCTGGTTCGACAACTACCTGGGCGTTGTTTCCCTGGTACGCGTGCGCCACGGCCGTGTGAAGAAGGGCGACAAGATCCTGGTCAAATCCACCGGCAAGATCCACCTGGTGGACAGCGTCGGTGTTTTCAACCCGAAGCACACCGCAACCGCTGATCTGAAAGCCGGTGAAGTGGGCTTCATCATCGCCGGTATCAAGGACATCCACGGTGCACCGGTAGGTGACACCCTGACCTTGAGCTCCACCCCTGACGTCGACGTGCTGCCGGGCTTCAAACGCATCCAGCCGCAGGTTTACGCCGGCCTGTTCCCGGTCAGCTCCGACGACTTCGAGGATTTCCGCGAAGCCCTGCAGAAGCTGACCCTCAACGACTCGTCGTTGCAGTACACCCCGGAAAGCTCCGACGCCCTGGGCTTCGGCTTCCGCTGTGGTTTCCTGGGCATGCTGCACATGGAAATCATCCAGGAGCGCCTCGAGCGCGAATACGACCTGGACCTGATCACCACCGCGCCGACGGTTATTTTTGAGCTGGCGCTGAAAACCGGTGAAACGATTTACGTCGACAACCCGTCCAAGCTTCCGGATCTGTCTTCCATCGAGGACATGCGCGAACCGATCGTGCGGGCCAATATTCTTGTGCCGCAAGAGCACCTGGGCAACGTCATTACCCTGTGTATTGAAAAGCGTGGCGTACAACACGACATGCTCTTCCTCGGTACCCAGGTGCAAGTGACCTACGATTTGCCGATGAACGAAGTGGTCCTCGACTTCTTTGACCGTCTCAAATCCACCAGCCGCGGCTATGCTTCGCTGGATTACCATTTTGATCGTTACCAATCAGCTAATCTGGTGAAGCTGGATGTGCTGATCAACGGCGACAAGGTGGATGCCTTGGCGCTGATCGTGCACAAGGACAACGCGCACTACAAAGGTCGCCAGTTGACCGAAAAGATGAAAGAACTGATTCCGCGCCAGATGTTCGACGTCGCGATCCAGGCCGCCATTGGCGGGCAGATCATTGCACGGACCTCCGTCAAGGCACTCAGAAAGAACGTACTGGCCAAATGCTATGGCGGCGACGTCAGCCGTAAGCGCAAGCTGCTCGAGAAGCAAAAGGCCGGTAAAAAACGCATGAAGCAAGTGGGCAACGTGGAAATTCCACAAGAAGCCTTCCTTGCGGTGCTCAGGTTGGATAGTTAG
- the lepB gene encoding signal peptidase I, with product MSLNFPLLLVIAVAVCGLLALLDLVFFAPRRRAAIASYQGSVSQPDVAVIEKLNKEPMLVEYGKSFFPVLFIVLVLRSFLVEPFQIPSGSMKPTLDVGDFILVNKFSYGIRLPVIDKKVIEIGDPQRGDVMVFRYPSDPNVNYIKRVVGLPGDVIRYTSDKRLFVNGESVAEKLIGSEPNTLGSAELYQEKLGAVEHEIRKEMSRYRSPPDNQWTVPAGHYFMMGDNRDNSNDSRYWDDPNIPKDLLGMVPDQNIVGKAFAVWMSWPEPKLSHLPNFSRVGLIK from the coding sequence ATGTCACTAAATTTCCCGCTGTTGCTGGTCATCGCCGTTGCCGTTTGCGGTCTATTGGCGTTGCTCGATCTGGTGTTCTTCGCCCCGCGTCGCCGGGCAGCCATCGCGTCCTATCAGGGCAGCGTCAGCCAGCCCGATGTGGCGGTGATCGAGAAACTGAACAAAGAGCCAATGCTGGTTGAATACGGCAAGTCGTTCTTCCCGGTGTTGTTCATCGTGCTGGTGTTGCGTTCGTTCCTGGTGGAGCCGTTTCAGATCCCGTCGGGCTCGATGAAACCTACCCTGGACGTGGGCGACTTCATCCTGGTGAACAAGTTTTCTTACGGGATCCGCTTGCCGGTGATCGACAAGAAAGTGATCGAGATCGGTGACCCGCAGCGCGGCGATGTGATGGTGTTTCGCTACCCAAGCGACCCGAACGTCAACTACATCAAGCGTGTAGTGGGCCTGCCGGGCGACGTGATTCGCTACACCAGCGACAAGCGCCTGTTCGTCAACGGCGAGTCGGTGGCAGAAAAACTGATCGGTTCCGAGCCGAACACCCTGGGCAGCGCCGAGCTGTACCAGGAGAAACTCGGAGCGGTAGAGCACGAAATCCGCAAGGAAATGAGCCGCTACCGTTCGCCGCCTGACAACCAGTGGACAGTGCCTGCCGGGCACTACTTCATGATGGGCGACAACCGCGACAACTCCAATGACAGCCGCTACTGGGATGACCCCAATATTCCCAAGGACCTGCTGGGCATGGTCCCCGACCAGAATATCGTCGGCAAGGCCTTCGCGGTCTGGATGAGTTGGCCGGAACCCAAGCTCAGCCACCTGCCGAACTTCTCGCGGGTCGGGCTGATCAAGTAA
- the rnc gene encoding ribonuclease III — protein MSVSLSRLERQLGYTFKDQELMILALTHRSFAGRNNERLEFLGDAILNFVAGEALFNRFPLAREGQLSRLRARLVKGETLAVLARGFDLGDYLRLGSGELKSGGFRRESILADALEALIGAIYLDAGMEAAKERVVAWLSTEIESLTLVDTNKDPKTRLQEFLQSRGCDLPRYEVVDIQGEPHCRVFFVECEITLLNEKSRGQGVSRRIAEQVAAAAALIALGVENGHD, from the coding sequence GTGAGCGTTTCTCTAAGCCGTCTCGAGCGTCAGCTCGGCTACACCTTCAAGGATCAGGAATTGATGATCCTTGCCCTTACACACCGCAGTTTTGCCGGGCGTAACAACGAGCGCCTGGAATTCCTCGGTGATGCCATCCTCAATTTCGTCGCCGGTGAAGCCCTGTTCAATCGCTTCCCCCTGGCCCGCGAAGGCCAGTTGTCGCGCTTGCGTGCGCGCCTGGTGAAAGGTGAGACCCTGGCCGTACTGGCCCGTGGTTTCGACCTGGGTGATTACCTGCGCCTGGGCTCCGGCGAGTTGAAGAGCGGCGGTTTCCGTCGCGAGTCGATCCTGGCCGACGCCCTTGAAGCGCTGATCGGCGCGATCTACCTCGATGCGGGCATGGAAGCGGCCAAAGAGCGCGTCGTCGCCTGGCTGTCGACCGAGATCGAAAGCCTGACGCTGGTAGACACCAACAAAGATCCCAAGACCCGCCTGCAGGAATTCCTGCAGTCCCGTGGTTGCGACCTGCCGCGTTACGAAGTGGTGGATATCCAGGGTGAGCCGCATTGCCGAGTCTTCTTCGTCGAATGTGAAATCACCTTACTGAATGAAAAAAGCCGAGGTCAGGGTGTGAGCCGTCGTATTGCCGAACAGGTAGCGGCCGCTGCAGCACTGATTGCCCTGGGCGTGGAGAATGGCCATGACTGA
- the era gene encoding GTPase Era, which translates to MTDSTATRCGYVAIVGRPNVGKSTLLNHILGQKLAITSRKPQTTRHNMLGIKTEGAVQAVYVDTPGMHKGGEKALNRYMNKTASAALKDVDVVIFVVDRTKWTDEDQMVLERVQYVTGPLIVALNKTDRIEDKAELMPHLSWLQEQLPNAQIMPISAQHGHNLEALERVIAGYLPENEHFFPEDQITDRSSRFLAAELVREKIMRQMGAELPYQITVEIEEFKQQGKTLHIHALILVERDGQKKIIIGDKGERIKRIGTEARKDMELLFDSKIMLNLWVKVKGGWSDDERALRSLGYGDL; encoded by the coding sequence ATGACTGATTCAACCGCAACTCGCTGTGGCTATGTTGCCATCGTCGGCCGTCCGAACGTGGGCAAGTCCACGTTGCTGAACCACATCCTGGGACAGAAGCTGGCGATCACTTCGCGCAAGCCTCAGACCACCCGCCACAACATGCTGGGCATCAAGACCGAAGGCGCCGTCCAGGCGGTGTACGTTGATACCCCGGGCATGCACAAAGGCGGCGAAAAGGCCCTTAACCGCTACATGAACAAAACCGCTTCGGCGGCGTTGAAAGACGTCGACGTGGTGATCTTCGTGGTCGACCGCACCAAGTGGACCGACGAAGACCAGATGGTTCTGGAGCGCGTGCAGTACGTCACCGGCCCGTTGATCGTCGCGTTGAACAAGACCGACCGTATCGAAGACAAAGCCGAGCTGATGCCGCACCTGAGCTGGCTGCAGGAACAACTGCCGAACGCCCAGATCATGCCGATCTCGGCCCAGCACGGGCACAACCTCGAAGCCCTGGAGCGCGTGATCGCCGGTTACCTGCCGGAGAACGAGCACTTCTTCCCGGAAGACCAGATCACCGACCGCAGCAGCCGTTTCCTCGCCGCCGAACTGGTACGCGAGAAAATCATGCGCCAGATGGGCGCCGAGCTGCCGTACCAGATCACCGTCGAAATCGAAGAGTTCAAGCAGCAGGGCAAGACCTTGCACATCCACGCGCTGATCCTCGTTGAACGTGACGGCCAGAAGAAAATCATCATTGGCGACAAGGGCGAGCGCATCAAGCGCATCGGCACCGAAGCGCGCAAGGACATGGAATTGCTGTTCGATTCCAAGATCATGCTCAACCTGTGGGTGAAGGTTAAGGGTGGTTGGTCCGATGATGAGCGTGCGTTGCGTTCGTTGGGTTACGGCGACCTGTAA
- the recO gene encoding DNA repair protein RecO translates to MSSTPPTGQPAYVLHSRAYRETSALVDFLTPQGRLRAVLRSARGKAGTLARPFVALEVEFRGRGELKNVGRMEAAGASNWLNGEALFSGLYLNELLIRLLPAEDPHPGVFDHYAATLLALAEGRPLEPLLRAFEWRLLDDLGYGFELSNDLHGDPIAADGMYRLQVDAGLERVYLLQPGLFQGTELLAMSEADWTAPGALSAAKRLMRQALAVHLGGRPLVSRELFRKP, encoded by the coding sequence ATGTCCTCCACCCCACCCACCGGCCAACCCGCCTACGTCTTGCACAGCCGCGCCTACCGCGAGACCAGCGCCCTGGTGGACTTCCTCACACCCCAAGGCCGTCTGCGCGCGGTCTTGCGCAGTGCGCGCGGCAAGGCCGGCACCCTGGCGCGGCCCTTTGTGGCCCTGGAAGTGGAGTTTCGCGGACGCGGTGAGCTGAAGAACGTCGGCCGCATGGAAGCCGCCGGTGCCTCCAATTGGCTCAACGGTGAGGCGCTGTTCAGCGGCCTCTACCTCAACGAATTGCTGATTCGCCTGCTCCCCGCCGAAGACCCGCACCCCGGCGTCTTCGATCATTACGCCGCCACTTTGCTCGCCCTCGCCGAAGGCCGCCCTTTGGAGCCGCTGTTGCGCGCGTTCGAATGGCGCCTGCTGGACGACCTCGGCTACGGCTTCGAATTGAGCAACGACTTGCACGGCGACCCCATCGCCGCCGACGGCATGTACCGCCTGCAAGTCGACGCGGGCCTGGAGCGTGTCTACCTGCTGCAACCCGGCCTGTTCCAGGGCACCGAGTTGCTGGCCATGAGCGAAGCCGACTGGACCGCCCCCGGCGCGTTGTCCGCCGCCAAGCGCCTGATGCGCCAGGCCCTGGCCGTGCATTTGGGCGGTCGGCCATTGGTCAGTCGCGAGTTGTTTCGAAAGCCCTGA
- the pdxJ gene encoding pyridoxine 5'-phosphate synthase, translating into MTTSNRILLGVNIDHVATLRQARGTRYPDPVKAALDAEEAGADGITVHLREDRRHIQERDVLLLKDVLQTRMNFEMGVTEEMMAFAERIRPAHICLVPETRQELTTEGGLDVAGQEARIKAAVERLSKIGSEVSLFIDADERQIEASRRVGAPAIELHTGRYADATTPTEVADELQRIIDGVKCGLGEGLIVNAGHGLHYHNVEAVAAIKGINELNIGHALVAHALFVGFKGAVAEMKALILAAAKH; encoded by the coding sequence GTGACCACCAGCAATCGCATTCTTCTCGGCGTGAACATCGACCACGTAGCCACCCTGCGCCAGGCCCGGGGCACCCGTTACCCGGACCCGGTCAAGGCCGCGCTGGACGCCGAAGAAGCGGGTGCCGACGGCATTACCGTGCACCTGCGCGAAGACCGCCGCCACATCCAGGAACGCGACGTACTGCTGCTCAAGGACGTGCTGCAAACCCGCATGAACTTCGAAATGGGCGTCACCGAAGAAATGATGGCGTTCGCCGAGCGTATCCGCCCGGCGCATATCTGCCTGGTGCCGGAAACCCGCCAGGAACTGACCACCGAAGGCGGCCTCGATGTGGCCGGCCAGGAAGCGCGGATCAAGGCCGCGGTGGAGCGCCTGTCGAAGATCGGCAGTGAAGTCTCGCTGTTCATCGACGCCGACGAGCGCCAGATCGAAGCCTCGCGCCGTGTCGGTGCCCCGGCCATCGAACTGCACACTGGCCGTTACGCCGACGCCACCACGCCGACCGAAGTCGCTGATGAATTGCAGCGCATCATCGACGGCGTCAAATGCGGCCTGGGCGAAGGCCTGATCGTCAACGCCGGCCACGGTCTGCACTACCACAACGTCGAAGCCGTGGCCGCGATCAAGGGCATCAATGAGCTGAACATCGGCCATGCGCTGGTGGCCCATGCGCTGTTCGTCGGATTCAAAGGTGCCGTCGCCGAGATGAAAGCCTTGATTCTGGCTGCTGCCAAACATTAA
- a CDS encoding IS110 family transposase has protein sequence MAMPVPVSKPIIGVDVAKNELVIYHAELDLLEVIPNNKTAIKKWLKALPGAVSVAIEATNIYHLEFADLAYEAGCVIYMVGGYELSHYRKGVNIRAKTDAQDAKLLARYLKNEADELRPWTPPSPLYRQLLSLFRRRAALVQARVSLTQSWANEPLLKASFAEQMKSMQKLESLIEKMIADRLKEAGLSDQLKRCLKVEGIGFLTGARLVTSFQRGDFRNADAFIAFLGMDLRVSKSGQKDNRRSLSKRGDSEARRLLHNAAMAASRTAAWKEFYQAQRARGYSTTQVLVMLARKLARVVFALLKGQSEYQPKVG, from the coding sequence ATGGCAATGCCAGTTCCTGTCTCAAAGCCGATCATTGGCGTCGATGTTGCTAAAAATGAGCTGGTGATTTACCACGCCGAGCTCGACCTGTTGGAAGTGATCCCCAACAACAAAACCGCCATTAAAAAATGGCTGAAAGCCCTGCCGGGCGCTGTGTCCGTTGCGATTGAAGCGACCAACATATATCACCTGGAGTTCGCTGACCTGGCCTATGAAGCTGGTTGCGTGATCTACATGGTGGGCGGTTATGAGCTCAGCCATTATCGTAAAGGTGTGAATATCCGGGCTAAGACCGACGCCCAGGATGCCAAGTTGCTTGCTCGCTATCTAAAAAACGAAGCCGATGAACTTCGCCCCTGGACGCCGCCATCTCCCCTGTATCGCCAGCTTTTGAGTCTTTTTCGTCGCCGGGCGGCGCTGGTTCAGGCACGCGTCAGCCTGACTCAAAGTTGGGCGAATGAGCCGTTGCTGAAGGCCTCTTTTGCCGAGCAAATGAAGTCGATGCAAAAGCTAGAAAGCCTGATTGAAAAGATGATCGCTGATCGGCTGAAAGAAGCTGGACTATCGGATCAACTAAAGCGTTGCCTGAAAGTTGAAGGTATCGGCTTTTTGACTGGAGCCCGTTTGGTTACCAGCTTCCAACGCGGTGATTTTAGAAACGCGGACGCGTTTATCGCTTTCTTGGGTATGGATTTACGCGTTTCTAAGTCAGGACAGAAAGATAATCGTCGCAGCTTGAGCAAGCGTGGCGACTCAGAAGCGCGTCGTCTTTTGCACAACGCAGCAATGGCGGCCAGCCGAACGGCTGCATGGAAGGAGTTTTATCAAGCACAACGGGCGCGGGGTTATAGCACCACTCAGGTACTGGTAATGCTGGCCCGTAAGCTTGCTCGAGTGGTATTTGCATTGCTGAAAGGACAAAGCGAATACCAACCAAAGGTTGGTTGA
- a CDS encoding multicopper oxidase family protein, giving the protein MSQSFSRRQILGGLAGLAVVGVGAGGAYRYWLGKVTDAEAGHDYELIAAPLDVELVPGHKTQAWAFGPSAPGTELRVRQGEWLRVRFINHLPVATTIHWHGIRLPLEMDGVPYVSQLPVLPGEYFDYKFRVPDAGSYWYHPHVNSSEELGRGLVGPLIIEERDPTGFKHERTLSLKSWHVDEEGAFVAFSIPREAARGGTAGRLSTINGVSQAVIDLPAGQITRVRLLNLDNTLTYRINIPDVEAQIYALDGNPVEPRPLGKEYWLGPGMRICLAIKAPPVGEELSIRNGPVRLGTFRSVASTDAPTEWPPALPANPIAEPDLANAEKLNFNFEWVGSVSVNVDNGKPPSLWQINGQAWDITDKTCADRPIAKLEKGKSYIFELKNMTQYQHPIHLHGMSFKVIASNRHKVIPYFTDTYLLGKNERARVALVADNPGVWMFHCHVIDHMETGLMAAIEVA; this is encoded by the coding sequence GTGTCCCAATCGTTTTCCCGTCGACAAATCCTGGGTGGTCTTGCCGGTCTTGCCGTGGTGGGCGTCGGTGCCGGTGGCGCCTACCGCTATTGGCTGGGTAAAGTCACCGATGCCGAGGCGGGGCACGATTACGAGTTGATCGCCGCACCGCTGGACGTGGAATTGGTGCCGGGGCACAAGACCCAAGCCTGGGCATTCGGCCCATCGGCGCCGGGCACCGAGCTGCGGGTGCGCCAGGGTGAGTGGCTGCGGGTGCGGTTTATCAACCACCTGCCGGTGGCCACCACCATCCATTGGCACGGCATTCGCCTGCCGCTGGAAATGGACGGCGTGCCGTACGTCTCGCAGCTGCCGGTGCTGCCGGGCGAATACTTCGACTACAAATTCCGCGTGCCCGATGCCGGCAGCTACTGGTATCACCCCCACGTGAACAGCAGCGAAGAGCTGGGCCGTGGCCTGGTGGGCCCGCTGATCATCGAAGAGCGCGACCCCACCGGTTTCAAACACGAACGCACCCTGAGCCTGAAAAGCTGGCACGTGGACGAAGAGGGCGCCTTTGTCGCCTTCAGCATTCCCCGCGAAGCAGCCCGGGGCGGCACCGCCGGGCGCCTGTCGACCATCAATGGCGTGTCCCAGGCGGTGATCGATTTGCCGGCCGGGCAGATCACCCGGGTGCGCCTGCTCAACCTCGATAACACCCTGACCTATCGCATCAACATCCCCGACGTTGAAGCGCAGATCTATGCCCTGGACGGCAATCCCGTGGAGCCGCGCCCGTTGGGCAAAGAATACTGGCTGGGCCCGGGCATGCGCATTTGCCTGGCGATCAAGGCGCCTCCCGTCGGTGAAGAATTGTCGATCCGCAACGGACCGGTGCGCCTGGGCACCTTCCGCTCGGTGGCCAGCACCGACGCGCCCACCGAGTGGCCGCCTGCGCTGCCCGCCAACCCGATTGCCGAGCCGGACCTGGCCAATGCCGAGAAACTCAACTTCAATTTCGAATGGGTTGGATCGGTCTCGGTGAACGTGGACAATGGCAAGCCACCGAGCCTGTGGCAGATCAACGGCCAGGCCTGGGACATCACCGACAAGACCTGCGCCGACCGCCCGATCGCCAAGCTTGAAAAGGGCAAGAGCTACATTTTCGAATTGAAGAACATGACCCAGTACCAACACCCGATCCACCTGCACGGCATGAGTTTCAAGGTCATCGCCTCGAACCGCCACAAGGTGATTCCGTACTTCACCGACACCTACCTGCTGGGCAAGAACGAACGTGCCCGGGTGGCGCTGGTGGCGGATAACCCGGGTGTCTGGATGTTCCACTGCCATGTGATCGACCACATGGAAACCGGCCTGATGGCCGCCATCGAGGTGGCGTAA
- the tadA gene encoding tRNA adenosine(34) deaminase TadA: protein MRQFRPTAIIDRSRDQDFMREALALAAQGAALGEVPVGAVLVQDGEIIGRGFNCPISGNDPSAHAEMVAIRAAAQAVSNYRLPGSTLYVTLEPCSMCAGLIVHSRIARVVYGALEPKAGIVQSQGQFFTQGFLNHRVLYEGGVLAEECGTVLSEFFKARRAKG from the coding sequence ATGCGCCAGTTTCGCCCCACGGCGATTATCGACCGCAGCCGCGATCAGGACTTCATGCGTGAAGCGCTGGCCCTGGCTGCCCAAGGCGCGGCATTGGGTGAAGTGCCGGTGGGCGCGGTACTGGTGCAGGATGGAGAGATCATCGGGCGCGGCTTTAACTGCCCCATCAGTGGCAACGACCCCAGTGCGCATGCCGAGATGGTCGCGATCCGCGCGGCCGCCCAGGCCGTGAGCAATTACCGGCTGCCGGGCAGTACGCTGTACGTCACGCTGGAACCGTGCAGCATGTGCGCCGGGCTGATCGTGCATTCACGAATTGCCCGGGTGGTGTACGGCGCGCTGGAGCCGAAGGCGGGGATCGTGCAAAGCCAGGGGCAGTTTTTTACCCAGGGCTTTCTCAATCATCGGGTGCTGTATGAAGGCGGGGTGCTGGCCGAAGAGTGCGGGACGGTGTTGAGCGAGTTCTTCAAGGCACGTCGCGCCAAAGGCTGA
- the cmoB gene encoding tRNA 5-methoxyuridine(34)/uridine 5-oxyacetic acid(34) synthase CmoB, with protein sequence MIDLSPLARHLVGTPLAVWAQGLQAQLDAKMEKGHGDLERWQSALDALPKIMPSEIDLLNGLVLDTDCDDDTRAQMRTALMGLCPWRKGPFDLFGVHVDTEWRSDWKWSRVAPHLDLKGKRILDVGCGNGYYMWRMLGAGADSVIGVDPNWLFFCQFQAVQRYLSAPKAWHLPFPFEDLPPNMEGFDTVFSMGVFYHRRSPIEHLLALKDCLVKGGELVLETLVVEGDQQQVLVPEDRYAQMRNVWFLPSVPALMLWLRRAGFSDVRCVDVSVTTVEEQRGTEWMKYQSLSDFLDPEDHSKTVEGLPAPMRAVIVAKK encoded by the coding sequence ATGATTGATCTGTCTCCCCTCGCCCGCCATCTGGTCGGCACTCCCCTGGCCGTATGGGCCCAGGGCCTGCAAGCGCAACTCGATGCAAAGATGGAAAAGGGTCACGGCGACTTGGAACGCTGGCAAAGCGCGCTGGACGCGCTGCCGAAGATCATGCCCAGCGAAATCGACCTGCTGAACGGCCTGGTGCTCGACACCGATTGCGACGACGACACTCGCGCACAAATGCGTACCGCGCTGATGGGCCTGTGCCCGTGGCGCAAGGGCCCGTTCGATCTGTTCGGCGTGCACGTCGACACCGAATGGCGCTCGGACTGGAAGTGGTCACGGGTCGCGCCGCACCTGGACCTCAAGGGCAAGCGCATTCTCGATGTGGGTTGCGGCAACGGTTACTACATGTGGCGCATGCTCGGCGCCGGGGCCGACAGCGTGATTGGCGTCGACCCGAACTGGCTGTTCTTCTGCCAGTTCCAGGCGGTGCAACGCTACCTGTCCGCACCGAAGGCCTGGCACCTGCCGTTCCCGTTTGAAGACCTGCCGCCGAACATGGAAGGCTTCGACACGGTATTTTCCATGGGCGTGTTTTATCACCGTCGTTCGCCCATCGAGCATTTGCTGGCGCTGAAGGATTGCCTGGTAAAGGGTGGCGAACTGGTGTTGGAAACGTTGGTGGTTGAGGGCGATCAGCAACAAGTGCTGGTGCCGGAAGACCGCTACGCGCAGATGCGCAACGTGTGGTTCCTGCCGTCGGTGCCGGCGCTGATGCTGTGGCTGCGCCGTGCCGGCTTCAGCGATGTGCGCTGTGTGGATGTGAGCGTGACCACGGTCGAGGAACAGCGCGGCACGGAGTGGATGAAGTACCAGTCCCTCAGCGACTTCCTGGACCCTGAGGATCACAGCAAGACCGTCGAAGGGCTGCCGGCGCCGATGCGTGCGGTGATTGTCGCGAAGAAATAA
- the cmoA gene encoding carboxy-S-adenosyl-L-methionine synthase CmoA, whose translation MSKEPDRLFAQPLPQVPDFAFNEDVVRVFPDMIKRSVPGYPTIVENLGVLAAQFAQPNSVLYDLGSSLGAVTQALRRHVRTDGCRVIAVDNSAAMVERCREYLNGQDSMFQELLPVDVIEGDILALQFQPASVVALNFTLQFIAPEQRLALLSRIRQSLLPGGALILSEKLRFNDSEEHALLTDLHIAFKRANGYSELEIAQKRSAIENVMKPDSLEEHRERLLAAGFSKVVPWFQCLNFASLIALP comes from the coding sequence GTGAGCAAAGAACCCGATCGCCTATTCGCCCAGCCCCTGCCCCAGGTGCCGGACTTCGCCTTCAACGAAGACGTGGTGCGGGTTTTCCCGGACATGATCAAGCGCTCGGTGCCCGGTTACCCGACCATCGTCGAAAACCTCGGCGTGCTCGCGGCGCAGTTTGCCCAGCCCAATAGCGTGCTCTACGACCTCGGTTCCTCCCTCGGCGCCGTGACCCAGGCCCTGCGCCGTCACGTGCGCACCGACGGTTGCCGGGTGATCGCGGTGGATAACTCGGCGGCGATGGTCGAGCGTTGCCGCGAATACCTCAACGGCCAGGACTCGATGTTCCAGGAGTTGCTGCCGGTAGACGTCATCGAGGGCGATATCCTCGCCCTGCAATTCCAGCCGGCGTCCGTGGTGGCGCTGAACTTCACCCTGCAATTCATCGCCCCCGAACAGCGCCTGGCTTTGCTCTCGCGCATTCGTCAGTCACTGCTGCCGGGCGGCGCGTTGATCCTTTCGGAAAAGCTGCGCTTCAATGATTCGGAAGAACACGCACTGCTCACCGATTTGCACATCGCCTTCAAACGCGCCAACGGCTACAGCGAACTGGAAATCGCCCAGAAGCGCAGCGCCATCGAAAACGTCATGAAGCCCGACAGCCTCGAAGAACACCGCGAACGCCTGCTGGCGGCCGGGTTCTCGAAAGTCGTGCCGTGGTTCCAGTGTCTTAACTTTGCCTCGTTGATTGCCTTGCCATGA